The following are from one region of the Luteimonas sp. MC1572 genome:
- a CDS encoding anhydro-N-acetylmuramic acid kinase, translating to MTPARCHLGLISGTSADGIDAALVDFDDDTAAATPRLRFARTYAWDPALRARLVALGQQDAMLSLDDVGELDTAIGRAFAAAALQALADAGVDPATVAAIGSHGQTLRHRPHGALPFTLQLGCAATIAERTGITTVADFRRRDVAAGGHGAPLVPALHAALLHSAAESRAVLNLGGIANLTLLPASGAVRGFDTGPANGLMDAWCLRHIGEAYDRGGTFAASGQVDGALLARLLAEPWFTLPPPKSTGRDQFHLGWLDAQLATDATAADVQATLLALTVRTVSDALRVQQPGTARVIACGGGVHNAILMAALAAELPDMRVETTAAHGLDPDAIEAMAFAWLARETLAGRPGNLASVTGAAGPRILGAIHRA from the coding sequence ATGACGCCCGCCCGCTGCCACCTCGGCCTGATCTCCGGCACCAGTGCCGACGGCATCGACGCGGCGCTGGTCGATTTCGATGACGACACCGCAGCGGCGACGCCGCGGCTGCGCTTTGCCCGCACCTACGCCTGGGATCCCGCGCTGCGCGCGCGGCTGGTCGCGTTGGGCCAGCAGGACGCGATGCTGTCGCTCGACGACGTCGGCGAGCTCGACACCGCCATCGGCCGGGCGTTCGCCGCGGCCGCCCTGCAGGCGCTGGCCGATGCCGGCGTCGACCCCGCGACAGTCGCCGCGATCGGTTCGCACGGCCAGACCCTGCGCCACCGCCCGCACGGCGCCCTGCCCTTCACCCTGCAGCTCGGCTGCGCGGCGACGATCGCCGAACGCACCGGCATCACCACCGTGGCCGATTTCCGCCGCCGTGACGTGGCAGCGGGCGGCCATGGCGCCCCGCTGGTGCCGGCACTCCATGCGGCGTTGTTGCACTCCGCTGCAGAGTCGCGCGCGGTGCTCAACCTGGGCGGCATCGCCAACCTGACCCTGCTGCCGGCGAGCGGTGCAGTGCGCGGCTTCGACACCGGGCCGGCGAACGGCCTGATGGACGCGTGGTGCCTGCGCCACATCGGGGAAGCCTACGATCGCGGAGGCACGTTCGCCGCCAGTGGCCAGGTCGACGGCGCCTTGCTTGCGCGGCTGCTGGCCGAGCCGTGGTTCACGCTGCCACCGCCGAAGTCCACCGGCCGCGACCAGTTCCACCTCGGCTGGCTGGACGCGCAGCTCGCCACCGACGCCACAGCCGCCGACGTGCAGGCCACCCTGCTCGCGCTGACCGTGCGCACCGTGTCCGACGCGCTGCGGGTGCAGCAGCCCGGCACCGCGCGCGTCATCGCCTGCGGCGGCGGCGTGCACAACGCCATCCTGATGGCGGCGCTGGCCGCGGAACTGCCGGACATGCGCGTGGAAACCACCGCGGCGCACGGGCTGGACCCGGATGCGATCGAGGCCATGGCGTTCGCCTGGCTGGCGCGCGAAACCCTCGCCGGCCGCCCCGGCAACCTCGCCAGCGTCACCGGCGCGGCGGGGCCGCGGATCCTGGGCGCGATCCACCGCGCCTGA